The Klebsiella sp. RHBSTW-00484 genome includes a window with the following:
- the ubiT gene encoding ubiquinone anaerobic biosynthesis accessory factor UbiT has product MLDKLRSKLVHFGPSMMSVPVKLAPFALKRQVLEQVLSWQFRQALADGELDFLEGRWLSINVRDIGLLWYTSVVDGRLVVSPTAEADVSFSADASDLLMIAARKQDPDTLFFQRRLVIEGDTELGLYVKNLMDAIELEQMPKALRVMLLQLADFVEAGLKGPRKPEQTSVGEAC; this is encoded by the coding sequence GTGTTGGATAAACTGCGTTCCAAACTGGTTCACTTTGGCCCGTCAATGATGAGCGTGCCGGTTAAGCTGGCGCCTTTTGCCCTCAAGCGCCAGGTGCTGGAACAAGTATTAAGCTGGCAGTTTCGCCAGGCGCTGGCGGATGGGGAACTGGATTTTCTCGAGGGGCGCTGGTTAAGTATTAATGTGCGTGATATCGGCCTGCTGTGGTATACCTCGGTTGTTGACGGTCGTCTGGTGGTGAGTCCTACGGCTGAGGCTGACGTCAGCTTTAGCGCCGATGCCAGCGATCTGCTGATGATTGCGGCGCGTAAGCAGGATCCGGATACGCTGTTCTTCCAGCGTCGGCTGGTTATCGAAGGCGATACCGAGCTGGGACTGTATGTAAAAAACCTGATGGATGCCATTGAGCTGGAGCAGATGCCAAAAGCGCTGCGCGTGATGCTGCTACAGCTGGCGGATTTTGTTGAAGCTGGCCTGAAAGGCCCGCGGAAACCTGAACAGACATCGGTAGGTGAGGCATGCTGA
- a CDS encoding GNAT family N-acetyltransferase, with protein sequence MLIRVEIGIDAPGIDALLRRTFGSDAEADLVHSLREDGLITLGVVATDDEGQVVGYVAFSPVAVEGEELQWVGLAPLAVDESYRGQGIGRQLVYEGLDSLNEFGYAAVVTLGDPALYGRLGFEAAANFDLRCRWPDTAEAFQVHRLADDALEGVHGLVEYSDHFNRF encoded by the coding sequence ATGCTGATTCGAGTAGAGATTGGGATTGATGCACCGGGAATCGACGCGTTATTGCGTCGCACCTTCGGCAGCGATGCGGAAGCCGATCTAGTGCACAGTCTGCGTGAAGATGGCCTGATCACGTTGGGCGTGGTGGCGACGGATGACGAAGGTCAGGTCGTGGGCTATGTGGCGTTTAGCCCGGTCGCCGTTGAAGGCGAAGAGCTACAGTGGGTTGGTCTTGCACCGTTGGCGGTGGATGAAAGCTACCGTGGTCAGGGCATTGGGCGTCAGCTGGTTTACGAAGGGCTGGATTCACTCAATGAGTTTGGCTATGCCGCCGTGGTAACGCTTGGCGACCCGGCGCTGTATGGTCGCCTGGGCTTTGAAGCCGCCGCTAATTTTGACCTGCGCTGCCGCTGGCCGGATACCGCCGAGGCTTTCCAGGTCCATCGCCTGGCCGATGACGCGCTGGAAGGCGTGCACGGACTGGTTGAGTATAGCGACCACTTTAACCGCTTCTGA